A region from the Benincasa hispida cultivar B227 chromosome 12, ASM972705v1, whole genome shotgun sequence genome encodes:
- the LOC120068074 gene encoding uncharacterized protein LOC120068074, which produces MSGVTLAVAPRTDPNDAMAPELKEPPQKPLRRQQQQNTVVGGVMGSLRVIELQLVAFIMVFSASGLVPFLDLVFPAFTSAYLLLLARFAFPSHGHSTGSQEIFQGSKLFRMYVVVGTTIGLFLPLAYVLGGFARSDEHAVRSATPHLFLLSFQILTENVISGLSLFSPPVRALVPLLYTARRIFVIMDWMKDVWLNKTLPANAEFKDIAWFWFGRTLAVANFAYFCVNMYGFLVPTFLPRAFERYFKDRDDETHAKIHEDKLSAAAAKSQPSDKKSD; this is translated from the exons ATGTCGGGTGTAACTCTTGCAGTGGCTCCACGAACGGACCCAAATGACGCGATGGCGCCGGAGCTGAAGGAGCCACCGCAGAAGCCGCTACGGAGGCAACAACAACAGAACACTGTTGTCGGTGGCGTGATGGGGTCTCTACGAGTAATTGAACTCCAACTTGTTGCTTTCATTATGGTTTTCTCCGCCAGCGGCCTCGTCCCGTTTCTCGACCTTGTTTTCCCTGCCTTTACGTCCGCCTACCTTCTTTTGCTGGCACGCTTTGCGTTCCCATCTCACGGCCACTCCACCGGGTCACAGGAGATTTTTCAG GGGAGCAAGTTGTTTAGAATGTACGTGGTGGTGGGAACGACGATAGGGCTGTTCTTGCCATTAGCATATGTGTTGGGTGGGTTTGCAAGAAGCGACGAGCATGCGGTACGGTCGGCGACACCGCATTTGTTCTTGTTGTCGTTTCAGATTCTGACGGAGAATGTGATAAGTGGGTTGTCGTTGTTCTCGCCGCCGGTCAGAGCGTTGGTGCCGCTACTTTACACGGCGAGGAGGATTTTCGTCATCATGGATTGGATGAAAGATGTTTGGCTTAACAAAACCTTGCCGGCAAATGCAGAATTCAAG GACATAGCATGGTTTTGGTTCGGAAGGACATTAGCAGTGGCTAATTTTGCGTATTTCTGCGTAAATATGTATGGATTTTTGGTCCCAACATTCCTTCCAAGGGCATTCGAAAGGTATTTTAAGGACAGAGACGATGAAACTCATGCCAAAATTCATGAAGATAAGCTCTCCGCCGCTGCCGCTAAATCTCAGCCCTCCGATAAGAAGTCCGACtga